One window of the Dreissena polymorpha isolate Duluth1 unplaced genomic scaffold, UMN_Dpol_1.0 chrUn139, whole genome shotgun sequence genome contains the following:
- the LOC127864140 gene encoding uncharacterized protein LOC127864140, which produces MDCKYVNADMFSYGEEDKRVFRIDSILKEEGAYVLRHCLANQLGGQALTLVLSQPSISAKIGSAQKRKVINKMQYDLLYPSGGPVDISTFDVTLLAFLLRELHPTMNSASMVWINPNPGDFSEEADVTRLRMFRNKFVHEGSSKLSEKEFSALYVELRDVISRLARSSGCIDFSAMVDRLEQKKVGPFESFERKPAVNDQSTSVSSSLEENIDNCGHETIVGKPEFHVNNVSANEDGLEGKCRYHEVEVIDPAGSFVSFQGSDSQFMKPQLLVTLY; this is translated from the coding sequence ATGGATTGCAAATACGTCAACGCGGACATGTTTTCATACGGCGAGGAGGACAAACGAGTGTTCAGAATCGATTCAATACTCAAAGAAGAAGGTGCATATGTATTGCGACATTGCCTTGCCAACCAACTAGGCGGCCAGGCGCTTACACTAGTCCTCAGTCAGCCATCAATCAGTGCGAAAATAGGCAGCGCACAGAAACGCAAAgttatcaataaaatgcaatatgaTTTACTTTATCCGAGTGGGGGCCCAGTTGACATCAGCACCTTTGACGTTACATTACTGGCGTTTTTGTTGAGGGAATTACACCCAACGATGAACAGCGCAAGCATGGTTTGGATTAATCCAAATCCTGGAGATTTTTCCGAAGAAGCGGATGTCACTAGGTTGAGAATGTTTCGAAACAAATTCGTTCACGAAGGGTCTTCCAAACTTTCAGAAAAAGAATTTAGCGCCTTGTATGTAGAGTTACGGGATGTTATCAGTCGTTTGGCCCGAAGTAGTGGATGCATAGACTTTTCCGCCATGGTTGATCGTCTTGAACAAAAGAAGGTCGGCCCCTTCGAATCTTTCGAAAGGAAACCCGCAGTCAACGATCAGTCCACAAGCGTTTCCAGTAGCTTGGAAGAAAACATTGATAACTGTGGACATGAAACCATTGTTGGCAAACCAGAGTTTCATGTTAACAATGTTAGTGCTAATGAAGATGGCCTTGAGGGCAAGTGTCGTTACCATGAAGTGGAGGTCATAGACCCAGCCGGTTCTTTTGTGTCCTTTCAAGGCTCAGACTCACAATTTATGAAACCCCAACTATTGGTGACACTTTATTGA